A stretch of Verrucomicrobiia bacterium DNA encodes these proteins:
- a CDS encoding Gfo/Idh/MocA family oxidoreductase produces MYNQVKVGLMGSGFVAAIHTEALKRCPDAEIMAVASPTAAKAQAFAKSQGIPHFFTDYRKLLEMEELDLVVIGIPNDLHCQAVADAAAAGKHIILEKPMCLNLAEADRMLEACRKAGVKFMYAEELCFAPKYVRMKQLLDSGALGQPVLIKQSEKHDGPHAPHFWDVNRAGGGVTMDMGCHAIEFFRWMLGRPPIKSVYAQMGTHVHNQKTQGDDNAILILEFANGVTAMAEESWTKLGGMDDRAEVHGSKGVAYADLLHGNAIETYSASGYDYAVEKAGSTVGWSFTIYEEIWNYGFVHEMAHFVDCVKNDKTPLVTGGDARAVMEVLFAAYESAGTGRKVALPFRTQAAKPFDLWRKS; encoded by the coding sequence ATGTATAATCAAGTCAAAGTCGGCTTAATGGGATCGGGCTTCGTTGCAGCCATCCACACTGAGGCCCTCAAGCGCTGCCCTGACGCGGAGATTATGGCCGTGGCTTCGCCCACTGCCGCCAAAGCACAGGCCTTCGCCAAGAGCCAGGGTATTCCCCATTTTTTTACTGATTATCGCAAGCTATTGGAAATGGAGGAACTGGACCTGGTGGTCATCGGCATTCCAAACGACCTTCATTGTCAGGCCGTGGCCGATGCTGCCGCAGCCGGCAAGCATATTATTCTGGAGAAACCGATGTGCCTGAATCTGGCTGAAGCCGACCGCATGCTCGAGGCGTGCCGCAAGGCCGGCGTTAAATTCATGTACGCCGAGGAGCTGTGTTTCGCTCCCAAGTACGTTCGCATGAAACAACTGCTGGACAGCGGCGCTCTGGGCCAGCCTGTTCTCATCAAGCAATCCGAGAAGCATGATGGCCCGCATGCGCCACATTTCTGGGACGTGAACCGCGCCGGCGGCGGTGTGACGATGGACATGGGCTGCCACGCCATCGAGTTCTTCCGATGGATGCTGGGCCGGCCACCGATAAAATCGGTTTATGCGCAAATGGGCACACACGTACACAACCAAAAAACCCAGGGAGATGATAACGCCATTCTCATCCTGGAATTCGCCAACGGCGTCACCGCGATGGCGGAAGAGAGTTGGACCAAGCTTGGCGGGATGGATGATCGCGCTGAGGTCCACGGCTCCAAAGGAGTCGCCTATGCGGATTTGCTGCACGGCAACGCCATCGAAACTTACAGCGCCTCCGGCTACGATTACGCCGTTGAAAAGGCCGGCTCGACCGTTGGTTGGTCGTTCACGATTTACGAGGAAATCTGGAATTATGGTTTTGTGCACGAGATGGCCCATTTCGTCGATTGCGTGAAGAATGACAAGACGCCGCTGGTTACCGGGGGCGATGCGCGCGCGGTAATGGAAGTACTCTTCGCCGCCTATGAGTCCGCCGGCACGGGGCGCAAAGTGGCGCTCCCTTTCCGGACCCAGGCCGCTAAGCCCTTCGATTTGTGGAGAAAATCATAA